The region CCATCTGATTCATCAAAAACACCTTCTGATTTGTAGTAAACAAAGCGTTTGATGAAATTCCAGGCAACATTCATCATATGTCTTGGTCTTTATTCCACCTGCTGTTATCTTTTGCTTCAACATGCCCCTCACATAGAGTGTTCCTCTCTCCCGaagtttgtgtttttgatCCCTTCTCCAATGGTCTCTCTGTCCTATCTTCATTCTACCTTTGGCAACTTGCTTAAATCCCTCCACCATGCTGCAATGTTATTCTTAATTCTTTTCCAAAAGGGCTCTTTCTGTTTGCTCAGTCTTCTTCATTGGAATCTTCTCTAGCATCTCTGTGGTGATGTATGCAGTGGCACATAGCAGATCATTAGTTTCAGTTACATTCGCCTTAGGTATCAAGCTCACAGCCTCATTGATCTTATCAACCAGTGGCCTTAATATCTTTCTGTCACAGGACTTCAGAGATGGTATGATTTCCCAAGTGTCTTGTTCCATTACCTCCATTAGTCTATTTCGTAAATCTCTTTCTTGCTCACTAACTTCCACACCTTTTCTTACCTCTGCCCTCTCTTCATCTGCTTGTTAGTCCACCCTCAAGCTATCTACCACATCCTCATTACCTTCCTCTTCACTAGCATTGTCACTCTACTCCACTTGCTGCTGTTGGTTGAAATTATTTCCCACATGCACTTGCTCTCCCCTCACACTGGCAATGCTCTCACCCAGCTTGAGTTTTGCCAGCCACTTCTTGATCTTAAGGTGCCTGACATGGTTGTCAAGTCTCTGCTCAGGATGTTCCTCAGATTTTCGCTGGAATATCCCAAAGGATCTTCACTCTTTCATTCACTACTGAAGGTTTATGTGTTGGTTGATTGTGCCATGGCATTTGGTCTTCATCTTGTgaaatttaagcaatagaaaatgtTTTCCGTGTTGGATAGCGTGATATACTGGTACCGGTAAACATGAGAAGGGTTgagagaattcgagacagttatgcaaaattCGAGACAGGCTTTACAGTTGTTGATGTGGTTTGCCGTTTTGATTTTAGTTTAGGTATAGTTGTCTTCTTTGGACTCAAGGCTACTACCCCCTAGGCTTCCTGGGAGGTATaattactataattattattatgtgcaGTTTATTGAAACATCTGTTTGCAAACCTATTAGAAAATTTGGGCTCTCAAAAACCATAACCAGTTCCTGTCAATCcctaaaaaaatattgttatcattattagtaGCATGGCAGAATCTATTTACTTTTGTGCATATCATTTTTGCATCAACCAGCGGATTTTAAATCTTAGCTAGTTAATTAAATCAATTTATGTTCCTTTTTCCACTTAAACAAATTCATAGAACTTCTTAACGATATTTACAAAATCCATTTCTGGCAGTGTTTGATGAGGTAACCCAATTCCTTGTCAGTGTTCATAAGTGATATTGAGTCATTTCTTAATAATTGTTCATGGTGTCCTCCAAGAAAGTCAAAGACAATATTGATTTGGTATAATTATGCTTGTACTTTTGTACTCTCTTTTAATGCCTGGGCACAGTTCtatgtattttgtttgtttttctttgaatttttccgCAATTTAGTCTACTTAGCAGACTGTGCCTTCAAATAGAGTCCAGATGTTGGTGTCTTTATCATGTACACGCCAAGCTTATTACCAGTAGCTCCATTTTGTGGTGGCTTCTCAAGGATAAAGGGCACATTCCAATCTATCTTTTCcctctcattttttttttttcaagcactGCGTGCCGTAGGCTGTTGGTACCATGGCTTTCCTTAGTCACTTTCCTGGAAATTGTACTTATCCAGTAAGCAGTGGTATATCGGCCTTAGCATCCTGTTGTGCATGGCTGTGTAGTGTGTCTGAGCCATCTTTGAGCAGGCACTTAACACGTGTGTTGTTGATTCTGTAACAGTGTGGCACATTCTCTAATTGGTGCCTGTGATGGTCATCTGTGCTTTACTTTGCTGATAATTATGTCTTTGTTGGTTGTAGTTGTTGTCGTATGGTCTTGTTTACACTGAGTTGAATATCAGGTATATTTTTCCAATTCTTCAGGATTTGGTTGGCCATTGGAGGCATTTGTTTATCTTGGCGTTTTTTGTTGGTGTAAGCTCCAAGCCATTTCTgttcttctgcttctttgGTGTACTTTTCTGTGGTCTTTGATCTCAGTAGCTCTTTTAGCGCTGTAGGCGAGGGTGTTGTAATCATCATGGTCTCCGGAGCAGCTGTTGGGTCTTGCAGATATTGTAGTGCCTGTATCATCAGAGTTACAGATAATGTTATATTCTGTTGGTTGCTTGCTTAAATATTGACCTCCTTCCTTGAGTGATTCTATTCATCTCAGGTGTTGTTGCATACTTATTTCTCATCGCTGTTGTTAAGGTTATTTGCCATTTTGATTGTTGTCAACTTTTAAGGTGTCTTCTACACTTTTAATGCCACTTCCCCCTAGTTCTGGTGGGAAGAGAAGTTTGATGGATTTGTGGGTGGTGCATTGCTCCCTCCTTTTTGAGAATCACTCTTGTTCCTCTGTCTGTCTTTTGGTGGGATTCGTGTCCAATTGGTTGTCCATGTGGTACTGTAGTGTGGGTAAGGCAATGGTCTTGATAGCAAGTACTTTTCTTGGTGTGGAGATATTGCTTGACCAAATTGCAGATAAGCGTTTGACTAGGTGCTTCATTACAGACTTGTTGCTCTAGCTGGACAGAGTTTTCTTATTTACCAAGGAATTTGTAATGGTTGTCAGTGTCTAGTATTTTGAGATCCTCAGTGTCAGGTAATGagacattttcttcatttgtcTGTATTTCACTACGTACTATATGTTAATTGTTGTGCACTCGTTGAATCCCCAGAAAAGTCCAATGTCCTCAAACATACTCTTTGCTGTCTTGGTTATTAGTAGTGTCTTTTGTGCTGACTTGTGGTAAGTCTTTAAGTCATCCATGTAGAACAATTGCGTCAgctttttttgcttgttgtgCGAGTACGTGTACCCTTCCATGCTTTGTAACCACCAGGCAATTCAGTTCAGACAGAGTGCAATCGAAAGCAGAATGAGTCTCCTTGTAGAATTCTTTGTTTTAGTTGTATTGGGCcaatcctttctttcttttcattgatCTTAACCTCTAGTGTGATGGACCATTTCTTCATTGTGTCAGTGACAAAGTTGCTGATCTTTGCTGGTATGTTGTGTATTTGTAGTGCGAGAGCCAGCCATTTGTGGCTGATCaaatcaaaagcttttttcacACCAATCCATGAAGTAAAGCATCTTTTTGGTCTCGGGTTGGTTTACTATTAAGAGAAGAGCATTATCATTGGTTTGTCAGATACATGTGTCCCATCCCTATTATAGTTGATTTGTACACAGTTTCAAAGTGGCATAGTGAGAATATCATATCTGCTGTAGATCTTCCAGCTCTAAAGCCACATTGGCATTCAGGGAGTATCCTCTCAGAAAGTTTAGGATGCCATCTTGTCCTGGTGATTTGCTTCTTCTGGTCTCTTTAAAGTGCAATTCCAGCTCATCCATGGTGATAGGAGAACAAAGCACTTCTTTTATGGAACAAACCTCAAGATTAAAGGCAACATCTTCATCAGCTGTTTCTCGTTGGTGAAGCgggttttgaaaatgatctttCCAGCACTCAGCAATATCTTTCATGTCAGTGAGTAACTTAGAACCATCCGCACATTTCACTGGAGCAGCATCATTTGTCTTTTGGGCCATAAACTGCTCTGAATGATGAAAATAGGCCTTGGGTGTCATTGCTATCTGCCACGGTTTGTAGTTCTTCAGCATTGTGGCTCCCTCAGCTTCCTTTCATGTTTCATATCACTCTTTGAAACTTGTCTTTGGCTGAGAGAAAGAGATTTCTCAGTCATCTGTAAGCCACTAAGGGTAGTTTGTTGAATATGCAGGCTAGTCTTTCTTTAGGTTGGAgaaagtttcaatttttttctagcAATCTCGGTGGTAAATGTGGTATGCATTTCACCTACAACCTTGGTCCGTTGGTAGCCACATGCTACAAAGAAATCAGTATATTCGGTTATCCATTTCTTCAGGGTATTGGTGGAAGAGTATATTTATCTCAATGCTTGGCGGTACTGGATTCTTTGTTTTAAGGTGTGGTGTGTGTGCTGAAGTCCTATTTCTCTCTAGCTCCACCCATCTCTGTAAACATTTGAGAACTTGGGAGCAACTCTGGTACCTATTGCTGTTCCCTTGATCTGAGTGAAATGTtctttattgaaaatgaagttaTTCAATCTTAAAACTTTCTCGAGAAGGTATGTTAAAATCCAATTTGTGTGTATGTATCTATATTTAtgtagtaaataaaccccttttgGTGGCTGGTATATGAGAGGCTAATGCCCAATGATGAAAGATTGtctgaaaaatgaacagttggcagagaagcgaagcttcaagggcaactgtgaaattttgaggacaatctttcagccgaTGGCATTATCCTTCGATATACCAGCAAACCGGAAAGCGGTTTATCTACTTTATAACCCTCCAAATAATTTCTCAAAGCAAACGCATGAAGATTGTCCCTGcatattttgtggattttttcgtGCTTCGTTGTGCGGAACTGCCAACCAGCTTTTTGATTTctccatatatatatatatatttagtataaatttactcataGGCTATCCTggatccgtgaatctgattggctatattactcgtagactatctgctgttagtataaatttactcgtagtctatcgtgaatccgtgaatctgattggctatattactcgtagactatctgctgatagtctacagttgtgaatagccaatgaaaatcgatgtaaacacaatgaaacatttttcctaaacgttactttacatttttatgcaatgagactacgagttaatttatactaaaactagaaatagtgttcactagagctgcccccgcttttgataacctgtttatgggatgtgtatttaatataaatactgtgcataagaccgttgaaaaattaacgtttcaagcattttattgaaattcacaattatctctaaatttgttaaagaaggagtaataacgtccactgaatctttcaagagacgcgcaccaatttcatcaaggccaaccgccttattagttttcaaaactctaatggatcttgaaacaaaatctccactaatgggttgaagaaacctgatgaatatcagcggttaatctagaaatagaccaggcctggaaatacaGGCATTAAcagggatccgatatctatcatctggaccatcaaacaaatactaccacaaatgtaacggttcctcttcgtgtcgagttcaatcgaaatagagaaactgaaacaaataaaaacgagcgaataacgaagaccaacggacgaagcatgaaacatcgtaatgctgataatggaatgatttcgacatttgtaaagctttctttcttgtcgttgtctgctatgcgtcaaatttgaaaggcgcggcggcaattcattAAATtcattaaacgcggttgcggcttcatagtttcaggatccgtgtttttttcgttgaatttgacacgcttcaccttgagatatttgtgatctgttggatcgagtctgtctaccccgttgatgatttgcgtatgacaaaccaaatttatctgtttattgtgatgtcacaatacacaaactctcatgcagaaactccctttgggattttctcgatttccgtcatcctaaccatttcgtacttgcgggcgcaaacaatagaaacgtcatcattacctaccgattcctcgcggcccctgttcgagcaaatcgagattttttctagtatactgactgcatatttgaactgtaagtactgtccttaatatatgtgcgagctactagggtgcctcctcgggatttcgcctcttggcgaaatccctgcgggggcaacAATTAgactcgttttctacgagcgatagttttctacgagcgatagtcaactcggctgcgtctcgttgactatctgctcgtagaaaactcgggcttgTAGTCTaattgtgaaatatatatgtgtgtTTTAAAATCAGCTAGTTAAGggaatttttctcttcaaagTAAGTTAGTGTTGATTTGCCagctaataataattcaaCACAAATTCATgccaaattaattttatactgCACTCTAGGTTCTGAAGCTTATTAAAAACAGTGATCCTTTGAAACACTCAGCAATGCAAACTCCAAAACATATCATAGCTACCCCCTTGCCTTTATTTTGTCTATGGACTGAAAAAATCCAAGGCAGAAGGAAGactgtttaaaaaatattgaacaaaaaataaataacatccttttttttctttcctttctcagGCTGAATTTATTTCTGGTTTGCTGAAGATTGTTGAGAAGAAACTAGAAAAAAGCATTCCATTAGTCCTTGATGACGACAATTTATTTTCACACCTAATTGATGAATTGCTGTTATTCAATAAGGAGCTGCATTTAAATCATCACTACAATTCAATTGAACACAATTGTTTACACATCCTCACAACTGACGCTTGTTTACAGAGATGGGTGGAGCTAGAGAGAAATAGTAAGTGGATCAGAGTTAAATAGGTATACAGTAATAATTAAGTGGCTTGTTGTGAACTGTGAATTGTCGTTGGTCTATATTTGATAGGAAAATagaacaataaataataataatcatcatttttattctctcaagataaaaaaaatacatatctTAAGTTTCATAATCAAAATACATGTGAAATATACAAACAGATAATCTAAATATGATATTTAAAAACTAGTCTATTTACAGATACATTCTTAAACCAAGCCGAATTTATGTCAGGATGACAGGCAGTTCTGTTTCTAAGATTACATTTTGTCTCTTTCTTCTTCGGAATAATGTTATTCAGTGGGCAATCAGGATCAACAGAGCATAACTTCAAGAGCTTCCTATCAGCCCTTTCTAAAAGGTCTCGAATGTCCATTCTCTTAGACACGTATTTCCTTTTAAAGCACCTACCTACGAAATGCTGTATGATCGTGAGATCTGAGTCTAGAGCGCCATAAACAGAGAGAGCATGAGTGAAATTTGCTAAAACTAATTTGCTAAATAGGCAGTCAACTTCGCCTTGACCGAAACCTTCCTTCCGCAAAGATCTTAATATAAACAGACACTTATTCCCCTTGATCAGCTTAGCACATATTTACAATTCTCCtcaaacattaatttgaaataGGCTGCTCCGTGCCTTGCGGAATGTTGTCGACTAGCGCAATGTCCTGACTAAAAGCTCTCTTGCGAAAAATAAGCTCCTTACATTTCGATGGATTACACATCATGCTATTGTCCTCAAACCAAGTTTTaacttggttaaaaaaaaaaaagaacgatcCAAATCTGTGCGTTAGGTTCTAACCACAATTCCTTTCCACGATATTATAGAATGTGTTCGATATAAAAAATGCAGCCAATTTTCCGTTTTAAGTAAATATGTAATATTAAATATCTTTGTACACCCTCCCTCCTCGATTGGCACTGCTACTTGCGGGATGGCTATTATATCTTAATAActgttattgtaaataaacatttgttgttgttgttgttgttgttgttgtcgttgttgtgACGATGGCCATTACTCCAAACAGAAACAATGTGGGTGGAATCGTCCGcgaatttaaattttcttaaattattattggatCCAACCATCAGTAATATTATGCGAACATATGAACCTTGGTAAATTATTTGCCAAGTGCTGTACAAAGGTCAATCAAAGATCCTGTTATCTAACCTAATTCCAATTTCTTGATGCCATTGTAGACTAAAAAAGGCGAATGTTTATATTTTCACTGTTCCACTCACAGCAAAATTAGCAAACATGTAAGTTGAAGGAAAATGTaactattttttgtttgagtCATAATTCCTGTACTCAGGAAAAATATCCTGAGTTTTAgctgtattttgttttgtcgttCATTCTCCAAGAAGCATTTCTAACTACTAAGCCAGCCAGGTTGACTACATGACATCATAAGTTGTCATCCTGGGAGTATACCAGTGTTCATCCAGTCAAGTATTCTTCTGCTTATGAGAAATAAGTTTCAGActtttgttatgttttctttAGCGGCATTATCAAACATTGAGTCAGtcttgtcatcatcatcggcTTGGTTGCCTAAGTATAAAGATGTAGCCAGTACAGATGACACAAGAATACCAGAGTGTGCAGAAAGGTTTATGACTCTCCTCTCAGTTATAACTGGTAAGTTTGAACGTTAGTGATTAAGCACCAAGAGTATTAGATGCACCTGGCAAGAAGCTTGATTTGCATAGGGCTATAAATCTTATGCTTCGTGAATACTTAGAAACCAGGTTTGAACAAGTTGTTAATGATTGAGGGTAACAATGTAGGCAGATAGCTACAGTAATTTCAATCTGAATATTTAATTCAGATGTTCCTTTTCGTCTACTTTCCAGATCGCTATGTAAATTTGCCTGATATTTGTCATCAAGAGCAATTTTTAGAGGTTCAGCTGTCTCTTCTTGAGAGTTTTATTACCAAACTAACTCTTGAAGCAGAAGAAAACTCCTTTGCATCTGCTGGGCTTCATTATTGTTCAGTTTTAAATGCTGCTAATTACATTGAGATTATTCTTCAAGAATGGAGCGAGCAAGTGGTACGTAATCACTATCCTTTTCTGCTGAGGTCTGATTCTCTGATTTGTCTAAAGCAACAATGAagtcaataaataattttccttGCTTTCCTCTTTCATCACcagtgactttttttttaactccaTTTATCGTATTGAAGGTTCCAATCATGTATAATTGTAAAAGAACCAAAAGTTGCTTTATTCTGTAATGATAAACACTTATGCaaggttttaaaattttgtttcctgtcattttatttgatttacagGTGTGTGGGGTGATGTACTGTATATGCATCTTCAAACTTGATAACCAaaaattttggtgtttttagCACTTGTTATTATTGGCCTCTATAATAGGGGTCATAGGTAGTGAAAGGGTTACTCTCTGTTGCATGCTCTCCTCATATTCTTGCGTGCTTGGAATGAAAACTCATCTTTCTACGTATGTCATACTTAATGAGGCCAGCCAGTGAGTACCATATCTACCAGCATATTGACTGCACTATCTTCAGCCAAAatataagaaacaaaaagaaatagacAGCATCCTAAGTTAGGGTACACTCTACACACAGGTGAATACAGCATGTGTTAATGTGCTAATTACACGTACACAGACAATGTAGTGACAAGTATTGTTGGAAACAATCATTCTTGATAAATGTTGTCGTATACAGTGAACACAAGCTCACTGCGGTTTACATTACAGTAACGAACAAGCAGAGCCATAGAGTTCCTTGGAAGGAACTCATGACTGGGCGCTTTTGTCATCTTATTGCTTCCCTCTCTgatgaaaattttgattttttggtcaaatATTTATGGGTTGCCTTTTTTGATTATTGCCTGTATATTGAAAACACCGTAAATCTCGTTGAACTAGGTAACTTATGAcacccattttttttttctagcttTTTCTCCAGCTTTATCAGTATCGGTCTTCTTCCATGATTTCTTCCAAGTCAATGCAcagttcaaattcaaagtgtGCTGCTGAAGATGGTGATCAGGAGGAAAGAGAAGAACTAATGACAGCAGCTGGGAGTGTCTTTCATGTGGTTCTGCAGTCTTTAAAAGATTTGAAAGAACATATGCTATATGTAATCAAAGTGCAAATTGTGCAAGGATTCTGCAAGTTGAGCGGACCTTATAAAAGGGAAAAGTAAGGCTGCTTGACCTATTTGAAATGAAGTAAAGTTCAGATGGATTCATTCACTGAtttatttaaagtgaaaatgacacgaaattttcaTTAGcctattcgaaagagctttcaaaatgaccaagaatggcgtttattttattgtgatagcactcttggttgccgagttactCAAGATTTTGAGATATGCAATCTAGATGACTTTCGACGCCACAATGTGGtctaatgtcatctattgagGTATAATTAATGGGCTCTTCAGCTTCATGgtctattgactcagaggccctGAGAGCGAgagtaataattgttttggtaaaatccaactagttggtcaaaaaaaatatcgaaacaaaacatctttcgctagttaaagctagactttaagccttttttgccgccaaaacatacGGCGgacgcttttcgctactagggggctataacatatagccaagtagtagctcaacaaatccgaacgcagcattgataatagaccactagttggattttactaatatacattattaaaaactggatcattggatttTCCCTCacgaaacaatggcggccggcgaaaatcgctgcgcaccggagttgaatgaaaaggaagtcattgaactattagaaaacgcaacaccagaGGGCacaaagaaagccacaaagtatggcatgaaaataattcaaggtaaaaacttgaaaactttattttgacattttaacCATAcgtgttagtcaaagcaaaacaatacaagTTGAGACTATTGACAAATTAAGTTAATTTGTTGCCTTTCGCTAACCTTTTTAGACTGGCTTTTGAATCCCGGGAACAAATTTGAGTAGATTTATCTAATGTCGTGGGGGCGtcttttataaaacaattattccactcgcgcttgttggatatgagatggttatagccaactcggcgctacacgcctcgttggctatctatcatcccatatccaacgcgcgctcgtggaatgATTGTTAACTACACTGACTTCATAACTGTATAAAATTACTATGTGATCGTTTTACTTAAGATTACGGTTTAAGCTTTAGTGATTGAGAGTAACACCAGAAAAATACAAGCCTGAACAGGATTTTAAACCTGATCTCTGTAATACAGATGCAGTGCTTTACCAGTCTCGCTATCAGACCGACTTGAAGATGATCATTATGTGAATTCATGGTAACCCATATCAGATGGTTAAGTAGTGCTGTAAATTGCAATGATCagcttttttttcagtccTTGTTATAGACTatagctttttttctttttcagctcATTCCCTGGATTGAgtgcaaataaattaaatagcTGACCATACGTTGCGGTACAGTCCTTTAgctcattttttaaagatgtatttacagtattttgtttttttctttgtcgtgACAGATGGCACACATCTCCTCCGCCAAAAGATGTCCTTCTCTTGTCTTTATCGTCATCAGCGTGTGAGATGTTGTTGTTTGTGAAAGGAAGGTTGCAGATTCTTCAGGAGCAACTAGCAGACAGGATCTTTAACTCTTTGTGGAAAGTCATTTCTCAAACCCTCAACATGTTTATATTTGAAGAGGTGAATTtcataattaaaataaatggaagGGCTCTTGGTAGTGataaaatacatatatatttcaagTGATCCCTTTAAATGTACTCAAAGCTTTGAGCATGGGCAAATCTGGTAACCTAACCAGCGGCCTGTCCCACCCCTCATATTATTGTCATaattgtcatcattattatgaCCCTCTTAGCAGAGCAAGTTAACTAGAGTCACGAGAGTCTCTTATTAACTACAAGCTCTGCAATATGCTCCAATGGAAGCTGAAATTTTCACgtgtaagaatttcaaatctGGCTGAAATACTTCTGGTCTTGGCTATTCACATTTCGTGAATTTGTCAGCCAGTGGtaagttgttattattacctctacactcttttttttttttcgtatctTTGCATAagattgtttttgaaaaagtggaaATTCAAATAtgatcaattcttttgtcctaACAGATCATTCTACAATGTCATTTTAACGAAGGAGGAGCAGCACAATTGCAGTTTGATTTAACAAGAAATCTCTTCACAATCTTTTTGGAATACACTCAAAAACCGgaaattttctttaaagaGTAAGTCTATGGGCAGTTATTTGAGCATTCGGTCCAAATGTCCTTGAAATGATTATGGAGTTGCATGTTCTTGTAGGTAGATTGCATGAGAAGAATAGGTCAGTGTTTAGGGTTTACGTTTGTGAAAGAACCCGTGGGACATTTTCGTAGCTTTCTGCAGgccatttttttcccttttgaaCAATGAGTGTTTCCTCACTTTAGCAGCGAGGTTAGAAAAGCTTACAagtattgaaacaaaagaatatcaaATTTGCCATTGTGAATGAGGTCTATGGCTTAGTAATCGAAAAATCATAAACTCATCTCCTTGTCGATATcactttttttcccaaaattcTCCGAGACAAAAGTGGAAGAATAACATCTCTTGCCCCCTTCAGGTCCAATCTTTCCTTTTACAGGCTTTCTTTCATCAGCTATAGAATCAGGTGCTTTGGTTGTAGGGCTGTTTTTAACTCTCGTGACCAGTGGTGTTATTGTTtaaggaaacaaaaggaacTGTTTGCTTAAAAATGTAGAATACTTTTGGTCCA is a window of Acropora palmata chromosome 11, jaAcrPala1.3, whole genome shotgun sequence DNA encoding:
- the LOC141859069 gene encoding RAD50-interacting protein 1-like isoform X2, producing the protein MKELECLQKEHKMLSSKVDSHLQKFQPMSEKLSGLIRQVAEVEKLRAYASWIQKIESVSSQIQQFMENGQTNWAVEQLTVLSELANLLRSSACINLIGFVNKMQLHWQKILLNKLASEFDDVMKALKWPFTSLSTAPPLSTSSDDYSRLENVFILLLKLQALKKTWLEKPEVQREILLPLDWLLKPFRKRFNFHFYGNKQTNNLEKPEWYFTQVLNWIKNHSDFLQHTIQPILQRTDFKSVDAKAEFISGLLKIVEKKLEKSIPLVLDDDNLFSHLIDELLLFNKELHLNHHYNSIEHNCLHILTTDACLQRWVELERNTALSNIESVLSSSSAWLPKYKDVASTDDTRIPECAERFMTLLSVITDRYVNLPDICHQEQFLEVQLSLLESFITKLTLEAEENSFASAGLHYCSVLNAANYIEIILQEWSEQVLFLQLYQYRSSSMISSKSMHSSNSKCAAEDGDQEEREELMTAAGSVFHVVLQSLKDLKEHMLYVIKVQIVQGFCKLSGPYKREKWHTSPPPKDVLLLSLSSSACEMLLFVKGRLQILQEQLADRIFNSLWKVISQTLNMFIFEEIILQCHFNEGGAAQLQFDLTRNLFTIFLEYTQKPEIFFKEVKEACILLNLLPGSALLLRNLLKSSGTNQTDGERGYHSAIMALTDIGVHRLTPDDALKVLNLRVQLPDE